Proteins co-encoded in one Acidobacteriota bacterium genomic window:
- a CDS encoding efflux RND transporter periplasmic adaptor subunit, with product MRRYKWVLGVVVLLALAALLLARRNSRGTIEVVLEPTTLQSVFRSSVNASGEIIATRYADIGSSVMGRIVSLRVSEGDPVKAGQVLAVIDPVQARADLAAAEAAIEAQAADARGAELQARAADSETAAAEARLRDATVVLARARDLHAQALVPKADLDAAQATFDATEAQLAAARASAERARSARAAALERVSQVRAQAARARDVVSKTEISAPIDGVVSRLVVREGEMVVIGIQNQPGTTLMTISDLSAINAEVKVAEADVLRLAVGQPAAIVLEAMPGRRFAGRVVEVGASALPVVGTVAAAREFRVVVRLDEADPGLRPGLTCDAEILAEERRNVVTAPLQAVVLRPGAGADGLEADRTGVFVVEGETARFRPVDTGIIGGLAIEVRGVESSTPVVSGPFQALRELRDGAPVRVRRDPPR from the coding sequence ATGCGTCGCTACAAGTGGGTTCTCGGTGTCGTCGTCCTCCTCGCGCTTGCCGCACTGCTGCTCGCCCGTCGCAACAGCCGCGGCACCATCGAGGTCGTCCTCGAACCCACCACGTTGCAGAGCGTGTTCCGGTCGAGTGTGAACGCCTCCGGCGAGATCATCGCGACACGTTATGCAGACATCGGTTCGAGCGTCATGGGGCGCATCGTCTCGCTCAGGGTCAGCGAAGGCGACCCGGTGAAAGCGGGCCAGGTGCTCGCGGTCATCGACCCGGTCCAGGCCCGCGCCGACCTCGCGGCGGCCGAAGCCGCCATCGAAGCGCAGGCGGCCGACGCGCGCGGCGCCGAGCTCCAGGCCAGAGCGGCCGACAGCGAGACCGCGGCGGCAGAGGCCAGGCTGCGCGATGCCACCGTGGTCCTGGCCCGCGCCCGCGATTTGCACGCGCAGGCGCTCGTCCCGAAGGCCGACCTCGACGCCGCCCAGGCCACGTTCGACGCAACCGAGGCCCAGCTCGCCGCCGCGCGCGCCAGTGCCGAGCGCGCGAGAAGCGCCCGCGCGGCGGCCCTCGAGCGCGTGAGCCAGGTGCGTGCGCAGGCGGCCCGCGCCCGCGACGTCGTGTCGAAGACCGAAATCAGCGCGCCGATTGACGGCGTGGTCTCCCGCCTCGTGGTCCGGGAGGGCGAGATGGTCGTCATCGGCATCCAGAACCAGCCGGGCACGACGCTCATGACGATTTCGGACCTGAGCGCGATCAACGCCGAGGTGAAGGTCGCCGAGGCCGACGTGCTGCGGCTCGCGGTCGGTCAACCCGCCGCGATCGTGCTCGAGGCCATGCCGGGACGACGCTTCGCCGGCCGGGTGGTCGAGGTCGGCGCGAGTGCGCTGCCGGTCGTGGGCACCGTCGCGGCCGCTCGCGAGTTCCGCGTGGTCGTGCGGCTCGACGAGGCCGACCCCGGCCTGCGCCCCGGCCTGACCTGCGATGCCGAGATCCTGGCCGAGGAGCGCCGCAACGTGGTCACGGCACCGCTCCAGGCCGTCGTGCTGCGGCCGGGGGCCGGTGCCGATGGCCTCGAGGCCGATCGAACCGGCGTCTTCGTCGTGGAGGGAGAGACCGCCAGGTTCCGTCCCGTCGACACGGGCATCATCGGCGGCCTGGCCATCGAGGTGCGGGGCGTCGAGTCGTCGACGCCGGTCGTGAGCGGCCCGTTCCAGGCCCTGCGCGAGCTGCGCGATGGCGCCCCGGTCCGCGTGCGGCGCGACCCGCCCCGGTGA
- a CDS encoding ABC transporter permease: protein MDPQHRASSWARWRAAAAESARLAIDSLRTQPARSALAIVGIVIGVVTVVLVASVLAGLRNSVAELFRELGTDNVFAFHRSGDPYQPPSDREARRRPLDPAFARDLERLGDAIRDVGVQLIVPNVVNGRALTARYGVNESDTVLVEGASSNFFDVVGADLAAGRPFTDLEDRNGARVAVVGANLARALFGAAGGESIGKSVVLGGEVYAIVGELAPRKGGFFGENRQDSVMSLPVGAVRRRFPEVEDAVLYIRSMPGRREETRVQTEVILRQLRRLGPDEPNDFNLSTSDQIIAQFDRLSAAIGLVTIALAAVSLFIGGIGIANVMVISVTERTREIGVRLAIGARRREVLRQFLLEAVLLSTVGGAAGIALAAAIGGTITVLAPGFSAMAPLWVVVAGLLGAVGTGVVAGYLPARRAAALDPVEALRYE from the coding sequence GTGGACCCGCAGCATCGAGCGTCGTCGTGGGCCAGGTGGCGCGCCGCCGCCGCCGAGTCGGCCCGCCTCGCCATCGACTCGCTGCGCACGCAGCCGGCCCGCTCGGCGCTCGCCATTGTCGGGATCGTCATCGGCGTCGTCACCGTGGTGCTCGTCGCGTCGGTGCTTGCCGGCCTGCGCAACTCGGTGGCGGAGCTCTTCCGCGAGCTCGGCACCGACAACGTCTTCGCGTTCCACCGGTCGGGCGACCCCTACCAGCCGCCCTCCGACCGGGAAGCCCGACGCCGGCCGCTCGACCCGGCGTTTGCCAGGGACCTCGAGCGCCTCGGCGATGCGATTCGCGACGTCGGCGTCCAGCTGATCGTGCCCAACGTGGTCAACGGTCGCGCCCTGACGGCGCGCTACGGGGTGAACGAGTCGGACACGGTGCTCGTCGAAGGCGCCTCGTCCAACTTCTTCGACGTCGTCGGGGCCGACCTCGCGGCGGGGCGCCCCTTCACCGACCTCGAGGACCGCAACGGCGCGCGCGTCGCGGTCGTCGGTGCGAACCTGGCGCGTGCGCTCTTCGGCGCGGCCGGAGGCGAGTCGATCGGCAAGTCGGTCGTGCTCGGCGGAGAGGTCTACGCCATCGTCGGCGAACTCGCACCACGAAAGGGAGGGTTCTTCGGGGAGAACCGCCAGGACAGCGTGATGTCGCTGCCCGTCGGGGCGGTGCGGCGCCGCTTTCCCGAGGTCGAGGACGCCGTGTTGTACATCCGGTCGATGCCCGGGCGGCGCGAGGAGACGCGCGTGCAGACCGAGGTGATCCTCCGGCAGCTCCGGCGCCTGGGCCCCGACGAGCCGAACGATTTCAACCTGTCCACCTCGGACCAGATCATCGCGCAGTTCGATCGGCTGAGCGCCGCCATCGGACTCGTGACCATCGCGCTCGCGGCCGTGAGTCTCTTCATCGGCGGCATCGGCATCGCCAACGTCATGGTGATCAGCGTGACCGAGCGCACGCGCGAGATCGGCGTACGACTCGCCATCGGCGCGCGGCGGCGGGAGGTCCTGCGCCAGTTCCTGCTCGAAGCGGTCCTGCTGTCGACGGTCGGTGGGGCGGCGGGAATCGCTCTTGCCGCCGCGATTGGTGGCACGATCACCGTGCTCGCACCCGGCTTCTCGGCGATGGCCCCGCTCTGGGTGGTCGTCGCGGGGTTGCTCGGCGCGGTCGGGACCGGCGTCGTGGCGGGCTACCTGCCGGCCAGGCGTGCCGCCGCGCTGGACCCCGTGGAGGCCCTGAGGTACGAATGA
- a CDS encoding ABC transporter permease yields MPTASARPSRTARHPWAGLVDATVQALAALRANRLRSALGGLAIAVAVATMTIVVTALDGVAEYARVNAARAFGSETFVVAQVASAGRVSRRDLERKLSRNPPVRRTDVRFLDRFSAGTVLYAPNAQRAADVTAGGRRYEYAAVTGTSAEIAAIRDLGIAEGRFFRKDEETRAAQVAIIGHEVATTLFPATDPLGEVVRIAGRGFEVIGVQGPLGTSGGASLDRYVWVPLQAFERAFGPPATLQVFARAVAPGRAADAEDRARATMRARRQLGSGVDDTFDVLSPDAARGFVLVLSQRIGAAAFPISAMALLAAIVVVTNTVLVSVSQRTREIGVRRAVGASRSQIVREVLAESTLVALAGGAAGLAVVGVVVSVVSGVSGLDLTVRVSTVLWSLVASTASGLLAGWYPARRAVRIDVINAIRVE; encoded by the coding sequence ATGCCGACCGCCTCCGCCCGCCCGTCGCGCACGGCGCGCCATCCGTGGGCGGGTCTCGTCGACGCCACGGTGCAGGCCCTCGCCGCCCTGCGCGCCAACCGCCTTCGCAGCGCGCTCGGGGGCCTCGCCATCGCGGTCGCCGTCGCGACGATGACGATCGTCGTGACCGCGCTCGACGGCGTGGCCGAGTACGCCCGGGTGAACGCCGCGCGGGCGTTCGGCAGCGAGACCTTCGTCGTCGCCCAGGTGGCGTCGGCCGGACGGGTGAGCCGCCGCGACCTCGAGCGCAAGCTGTCGCGCAATCCTCCGGTCCGGCGCACCGACGTCCGGTTCCTCGACCGCTTCAGCGCCGGCACGGTGCTCTACGCGCCGAACGCGCAGCGCGCGGCCGACGTCACCGCCGGCGGGCGGCGCTACGAGTACGCGGCGGTGACGGGCACGAGCGCGGAGATTGCCGCGATCCGGGATCTCGGCATCGCCGAGGGACGGTTCTTCCGGAAGGACGAGGAGACGCGCGCCGCGCAGGTGGCCATCATCGGCCACGAGGTCGCGACGACGCTGTTTCCGGCCACCGACCCCCTCGGTGAGGTCGTGCGGATCGCTGGACGCGGCTTCGAGGTGATTGGCGTGCAGGGGCCCCTCGGCACGTCTGGCGGCGCTTCGCTCGATCGCTACGTCTGGGTGCCGCTCCAGGCATTCGAGCGCGCGTTCGGCCCCCCGGCCACGCTGCAGGTGTTCGCCCGCGCGGTCGCGCCCGGGCGGGCGGCCGACGCCGAGGATCGGGCCCGCGCCACGATGCGCGCGAGGCGCCAGCTCGGATCCGGCGTCGACGACACCTTCGACGTGCTGTCGCCCGATGCCGCCAGGGGCTTCGTGCTCGTCCTTTCCCAGCGGATCGGTGCGGCGGCGTTTCCGATTTCGGCGATGGCGCTGCTTGCGGCGATAGTCGTCGTGACCAACACGGTCCTCGTGTCGGTGAGCCAGCGCACGCGTGAGATCGGGGTGCGCCGCGCCGTCGGCGCCAGCCGGTCGCAGATCGTGCGCGAGGTGCTCGCCGAATCGACGCTCGTCGCCCTCGCGGGTGGAGCGGCCGGCCTCGCCGTGGTCGGTGTCGTGGTGTCGGTCGTCTCCGGGGTCTCGGGCCTCGACCTCACGGTGAGGGTGTCGACGGTGCTGTGGAGCCTCGTCGCGTCGACGGCGAGCGGGCTCCTCGCCGGCTGGTACCCGGCGCGGCGCGCGGTGCGCATCGACGTCATCAACGCGATTCGGGTGGAGTGA